One Coffea arabica cultivar ET-39 chromosome 5e, Coffea Arabica ET-39 HiFi, whole genome shotgun sequence DNA segment encodes these proteins:
- the LOC140006834 gene encoding GRAS family protein RAM1-like, producing the protein MEAFAVRHECPLELLKITAGGTCEETMEKTGKQLSSFAQTINLPFSFKVVASDLKDLKEEFFDLEANEAVAIDLAYQLWSLLAWPNHLEALMAVIQNLKPCFLVLKEVEVCTNAPNFLEPFKETLLFISGLIDSMNSCMEKHILYRKPVEEVHWWGMIHNVLTAEGTERTLRHERIGFWRFLFKKFGFVESDLSQTSILQANLTLKRSDQLRPGTSVMDGKSLIFRWNETSFQSISAWEFPSD; encoded by the coding sequence ATGGAAGCTTTTGCTGTCCGTCATGAATGTCCTCTTGAACTTCTCAAGATTACTGCCGGTGGAACCTGTGAAGAAACCATGGAAAAGACTGGCAAACAGTTGTCATCTTTTGCTCAGACCATTAACTTACCTTTCTCATTTAAGGTAGTTGCGTCAGACCTCAAGGACCTCAAGGAAGAATTCTTTGATTTAGAGGCTAACGAAGCTGTGGCAATTGACTTGGCATACCAGCTTTGGTCACTGTTAGCATGGCCTAATCATTTAGAAGCCTTGATGGCAGTGATCCAGAATCTCAAGCCATGTTTTCTCGTGCTCAAGGAAGTGGAGGTCTGTACAAATGCACCAAATTTCCTGGAACCTTTCAAAGAAACACTCCTCTTTATCAGCGGGCTAATTGATTCCATGAATTCTTGTATGGAAAAGCACATCCTGTATAGAAAACCGGTAGAAGAAGTTCACTGGTGGGGGATGATTCATAATGTTCTCACAGCTGAAGGTACAGAGAGGACTCTGAGACATGAAAGAATTGGTTTCTGGAGATTCCTTTTCAAAAAGTTCGGTTTTGTGGAATCAGATCTCAGCCAAACATCAATATTGCAAGCAAATTTGACACTTAAAAGGTCTGATCAGTTAAGGCCTGGTACTTCTGTTATGGATGGGAAATCTCTGATCTTCAGATGGAACGAAACCTCATTTCAATCTATCTCTGCATGGGAGTTCCCCTCTGATTAA